In Lactuca sativa cultivar Salinas chromosome 5, Lsat_Salinas_v11, whole genome shotgun sequence, the DNA window GCCTCTTTCTGGACATCCATGTCATCAATTGACACATGTGTATGGGACAATTTGGGATGCTTCACTTTGCTAGATTCTTCAAGTAGATTTTCCATTAAAGTTTTTTCATTATTTACTGTCTTTACTTTCGAAGATCTTTTTCTTTTGTAAGTAATTAAAGCATTTGATGATTTATCTTTCGTGCTTCCAGCTCCCTTCAATTTATTCTTTTGTCTCTTATCATAGAATACACGAAGCACCTACAAAGATAATTAATCAGTTTTACAAAACaaacaattaaattaatttaaccaaataaagaaaacaaaCCTGTTCCAAGGTCAAATTAAGATTCTCTGCAATCTTCTCACATTTTTTGTAGGATAACTTTTGATTCGAGTCATCATTTGCTACAAGTTTTAACAGCTCAGCCCGTTGATGAGCTGTCATAACTCGAACTGATGCCCATGAACGCGAAAGGAACACCTGATAAAACGAAGTTTcagaaaatatataaaaagaaaacaaaaagaaaaaagaaaaaaacctcATGAACAGCAGATCCAGGGAATGCATGCAAAGCAGCTTTTGGATCAGAAGCAGAATAACAATACTCCAAAGTATTCCAGTATTCATCAACACCTTTTCTACATGCAAGAACAAAATCATGTCTAACATGAGGACGAAGATCAAAAGAATTGACACCTGGCGAAGGCAAAGCAACTGTAACAGGTTCCTCAATGTAAGGCTTAAGTTCTAGAGAATGTCTaagagtagtagtagtagtagtagtagaatGTGGGCCCACTCCCACGTGAGTCTCCTCCACAAATTCTCCACCAATCAAACGTATCAGCTTCAAACGTCTTAAGATGTCAATAACATAAGAGATCCTTGCAGTTGCTCGAGTCTCCATGAGAGACCTATACTCCGGAATCGAAAGATCGGAAAGACGAATTCCATTCCGACATTTCTCAATCATGGAATCGAGTTTCACAGCAGACCCAGCAACCTGTAAAAACAACTCAAGTGGCATGGCTTTAATAGCTGCATCTAATTCAAACAATTTGCAAGAACTATACGGATTCTTGTTaacatcatcttcttctcctgATAGAATACTAATACTATCATCCCACCCAGGGACACCTGTCAGATACTCCCATAGAAAAACATGAAGAAGCTTTGCACGAACCATTTTAGCCAAAACAAAACCGTTTTCCCTCATTGCTATAAAAGCCTCGGATTGAACATCGTTTGTTGTAGGAATTCTCTCCACATTATTTAAAACAGGGATTGATTTTGATTTACTATTTGTATGTCGAGGGAAACATTGGGTGCGTATTAGCTTTTCAAATGACCTAATTTTCTCATGAACAATATCTGATAAATCTTCAGCTTTGTATACAGATGGATGGAGGATCACATCAACTGTACGTTTGCGACCACAGTTTGTGACAGAAGGGATTGCAAAACTAATGCATTTGCAGTGTCCATCTTCTTGAAGCTTATTTAGACTTCGCTCTAATGTCTTTCTATCCATCATTGTATGCTTATTGTCAAGATTCTCGAGACTTTCAAGCACCCTATGTAGTTCAGGTTTTATAAGAACCTTTTCTTCCtgtcaaaagaaaaaagaaaactaTAAGATATATAAGTCAATTTCAAGGTAAAAGGAGATAAAGATTAATATATTGACCTGTAGCTTTTCAAGTATCCTTTGTTCCCTTTGTGAGCTAGCTGAACTAAAACCGAGACATGGATATGTTGTATATGAGCGCCTAACATGGGATGCTGGTGAAGCAGATGAAGATATCTCTAACGCAGGGTTTAAATTTACAATTATGCCACTTGtgtcactttgaagattatgagAACCTGTTGAAATTAAACCAATTGGATCAATATTCTGTTCTTCACTGGCTTCAGCGTTGACTGTAGTAATCCGATGATCCGACTCTTGGGTAGTGTGAGTAAGCATGAGTTGACCAACTTGGGTTTGACTTTGAGTTGAAAGTTTGTCATCCATGGTGTCTTCTGATTTACTAGGGAGTGAGGTTGAAGCTTCAGAATTGAAGTTTCCAGAAGTCCAAACTCGGTAGACTAGACCTCTATTAAGGTTTTCTGACTCAAGATGCATCTGGAATCTAGACACCATATCAAGAATTCGAGGGTAGTAACGTTTATTCTTTATGCCAAGTCTTTTGTATACCTCATTAAGAATCAACCCTTTTGAGCCTTCAGCATCAATCATATCATAAATTTGTTGCTCAATAGGAAGTTCAAGAAGCTGTTCAGTATTTTGACCACTGTTGACAAGTTTGACCTGTTGTTCTGTATCAAGATCATCATCTCCACCTCCATGACTTTTGGGGACAAAAGTTTTGGGAGAAAATGTCTTTAGCAGACGTAAGCAGCTAACTTCCTTTTGGTTCACTGTAGCTTGAAACTCCTCAACTAGATGAGCATCTTTCAGCCTGCGTAAAATCTGAGACCACTTGTGCAAATTGCAATACAGTTGAATCAGGGAAGAAGATGAAATGAACCTTAGAGTTATGCTAAATGGTAAATGGTAAGAAATGAACTTACACTTCTCCAAGCTCTATGTCCAGAAGTTTTGCGATAACCTAACTCCTTCTTGATATCTCCAACAACAAGAACCTTTATAAAAGGAAGCAAGAATTAGCAGATGATTAAGTATAAAGGCAACTGAAATGTAGATACTAGATAGTAACCTTGCCATCGGCTTGTTCTAGTCTATCACAAACAGCTTTTATAGCAGGTAAATAGTCTTTTATGTGTACATCTTCTTTGATGTGTTCTTCAGAAACACCACCTCCTGTAACAACTCTTCTGTCTGCATCATTCTCTTTGATAATTTCAAGTCTTTGTAAGCTTCCCAAAGGCTTTGCATAACGGTATAAGTGGAGCATATTGGTGTTTACTATTGAACCAGCTTTGTATTCTCCATCGTTTCCAGCTTCTTTCTTCCTTACTATTGTTGATTGCCTCACAATTAACCCACGGGTTTCAAGATTCCTTAATATGTAGTACATGTTGTTGTTCTTAATGCCAAATTCTTTCACAAGTTCATTCTGGGTTACTCCATCTGTTCTGCAGCAGTAGAAAGTATAGTAACATCAATAACCTTTATGCATAGTTTTATCCAACAGCTCTCAGAGCAGTTTTTCTTTTTATCTAAAAAAAAAACCTCGATTTCAAAAGAGTTTTCAGTTCCTGCATCAATGGTTTCCTGATTTTGGCATTCATTGTAGAGATTAACCAATGTATTTACTTTTTCTTAAAAGTGAAAGTAGACTAATGGTTTGAAGTTTAAACTTTAAAGCAGTCCAATAGATAGCATATGAGCTGCCTTCGAGTTCAAATTCACATATAGATAATATCAACTAAATTTTTGCACAAATGTGTCCCCATATGAATAGAAAAGTTCGGAGCTGATCATGTTCTAACGATTGATCTGAACTCTGTATTCAGACCAATGGCAAGATCACTATAGTAATGTTTCGTAATAAGACCGATCATATCATACAAACAAACCTAGCAATAGCAAGACGTTCGAGGGCGCGACGCTGTGGCTGGGAAATGCCGGCATCCGAAGCTTTAATGTCGTAAATCCCGACAAAGCTGTTAAGCAGATGCTCTGCCGCGATAATCCTCAAGTCGATCGCTTCGGCATCTTCGAAAGACTGAATCTTAGGGTCTTCAGCATCGTACGTAACGCCTTCACATTCGAATCGAAGACTTGGAATATTAAGAAGATTGGACCACAAGGCCTTCTTGACGTTGGTGCAGAGATGGAGACCATTAGAGGAGAGATGAGTGGGGATCTTGGACCATAGACCACGGAGAGTTAGTCCGTTAGCTCCTTGCGAGCAAATTTCTTCGAGTGCTCCGTAGACGACGGTGTCCATTGACGATGTCAGGGATCGAGCTGCATGCAACCGTTGGTCGTTAGCAAGGAAATGGTGAGTGGTGATGTGACGTGTGAGAAAATTTAGAATCAGAATTTGGGTGTTGTTCTTGTTGCAGTGTGATTGTAGGTTTAGGGTTCGAGTCCGTCCCCGGAGAGAATGGTGTTCGATTTGCTACACATCTAATAGCCGGCCTGATAAAAGATTCCAGTTTTCGCATTTTtctaaaataatattatattaaaaagaaaatttaacaagccaaaattataaaaaaaaaagtacttgttaaaattataaaattacctggttttggttttaaaaaaatttaatggtGTATTGGTAGTCTAATTTTAGATACATTGTATGTTTTTGGTCTCTATTTGATGGTGTAGTCTAATTTGAGATACATTATGTGTTTTTGGTCTATATGGCACGTATTTTTATATGGTTTTTGTTTATACCCCACATAAAATGACAAATACATTTTTAAGATATTtttttatattcttttaatattttcttattcttttgaaaaaaaaaatacacaccACCTTTTTAAGTATATAGGGACCAAAACCAATGAAAAGATTTAATATTAGACCATAATTGTCTTCATAAGTGTAAGGGCATAACTGTTTTTTTTAAGTGTATAGGGACCTAAACTTTTTGGATCAAAATTATAAATTGCTAACtgtaacaccccgactctcaggtattgatttatataagaattttttattttcaaggtctactcgacgagttggttgccctactcgtcgagtagcagcgggttggtccacatgttttagtgacctactcgccgagtccaagaagggactcgacgagtaggagctggcagatgaaaccctaaattctgggGTATTGCACCCTATTTGAAGGATCATTGGCCTTCCCCCCGGTCTCCCCTTTACAGCTCATtggcacccttaaaccctaaatcgtgtgtgtgtttctttggtGTGTTAAAGCTAGGAACTCGTGGTGAGGAACTCTTGGGAAACAAGTAAATGAAGCTAGGAACTCGTGGGAAGCAAAGATCTACTTCAGTTGACACTCTCTTGAAGGTATTGGGCTGTCTCCTTGGATCATTTCATCTTTAATCTCTTTTGGGTGGGTTTTAGGAAATGTTTCTTGTGTTTGAGTCaatatctgaagttgcaacttcagatctggactccctttggCCTCTAGATCTATAAAGTTATCAGCTTTGGCAAGTATGAGCCTTCCCTCAAGTGCAAGACATCCTTGAaagcttagttttgtcattttaagGCTTTCgagctttgcatgcacgtaaagtttgcaactttacgtgataagcatgccttgggaagttggatctgcaatatggagcctttgcatggcttaaaaagcatctgtatggatgaaggactgaaagggactcggcgagtggcatggtcaactcggcgagtctgatgaagattttcatgtgctcggcgagtcggatgagtgactcggcgagtcggatgagtgactcggcgagtcggatggggTTTTCCCAACTATTGGACAtatgtggacttggcgagttgcaagggaaaactcgacgagtcggctaaggAGTTTTCGGCCGCAaaccttaggaactcgacgagtcactttagtgactcggcgagttggtgagttatgcatgaaactcggcgagtagctgagggtactcgacgagttgaggtcaacatggactgttgaccttgacagttgactttgactttgactaagggttgATCAGTGGCCTCCAGGGGACGTTTTGGGAGATTGGAAAATTTACAAGTATGGTTTACAATGAATATATGTGGTGGAGTTCGTGGCAGTGATCCGATAGTTTGAACTTATCTTACGAGTCGACAGTTGCAAAGTGACTTATCATCACTATATaaatagggtctacgacaccaaggtcggccctttatgatTTTATCCagattatggcatgatatgttattggTTTACATCCTggtggttaggatgatgttatgcttatgttagtgacctggttagttCAGTGTCCTAATTAtagaatgatgttatgttagtgaccgattAGGTCTGTATTCCAGTCTTTGGGATGTTGATATGATTAGTGATATGATAGATCGGTTTGActattatatgatatgagctagcATATGAtacttatgtgcacatgtttgtttgattgagggttgggttgagacgctcctgctttgtgttgtaggccaacatacccggtgaGCGGTCCGGATTGGTTGTAGGCCCTGGGAGGCtgtccagtcatgtcgaaggctcgggagcggtccagataggccgTAGGCCttgcaaggcggtccagtcaagttgaaggctcattatgcatgttgttctatATTTGAAATATGTTATGGTTACATTGGTAtgtcgttggtattttggggtagctcactaagatttcgggcttacagtttcagtttgttgtttcaggtacttctggtgatcgagggaaggcgaaggcCTGATCGTACCGCTCCTGCTGCTGCTATGTTTTATGATTGGAAACTGGGATACtataatgattattattttgaaaaaatattatGTAATAACTAAATGGTTTTTAAGTgtgttgaaaagttttaatttgacATGAAATTATGGGTGGTACACTAACTACACAgattatttttgcaattttttatTAACAAAAAGTTTACGTAACTTTAAGTTTTTAAATATGGTTTTAccataaatttactttttcatgAATTAAAACCGAAACTTTACAAGATTTGTTTGTGTAAATGTCATTTAGCAGGTTTTTTATTCTCTAGACGGTTACACTACCATGTTGGCAGCTGACCGGTTTTGGTCTTAGTGGCTGATGTGGCTATGACCACCTCATTTTCTCTTTCTCACCATTTTCTCTTTCTATCACCATGCATACACCCTCACCCACCCTTTCATTTGCTTTGTAATCTCATCTTCTCTACCTGTAAACCATGCCAAAACTATCATCACCGCTATCATCTTACTGAAAACCACCACCGTCGTCATATTTGTCTTCCTTGAACCTAATTGAAGCATCAGAAAGAAACACCAATGCTCACTTCAACTCAATCTAACATTCGgtataaaaaaaaatacacaaaacGAAGATATAGAAATCGCCACATGTTACTTCtcaaatacattaaaaaataGTGAAATAGGATCGAGTTTTTGATTTGATACTTGTTTTCATCTATGAGCTTCTAATTGGGATTAAGTTTCTTCAAGTCATCTTCTTAGATCTCCACATTCTCAATTTTGGAGTGTGTATGTTTTCCATTGAACAAAAGCAAATGTATTATGATTTGTATGTGTTCATCATCGATtaacatgtatgtgtgtgtttgtgtgtttcCATAAACGGTAAAAGAAGACACATTTAACCATAATTTCTTAGGGATCACAATCAATCCTTCTACATATATGGCTTCATATCAAATTTGTCACACCtctgaaccagacggcggaaacgtctgggggcttgaGCGTGACTTCCTTGTTGTAGTATCATCAcagagtatataattgaaacataacatcatcatcatcacacatgaaaTACAACAatattcattgtttacatcaagtattgtaattgaatattacatgccaaaatagtcagagtatgatgaaacaaaatataacaaatatccattagtttgttccgctcaacctgcttcaacggtttcctgagaatacaagttaatttaaaaaggtcaacataaaaatgttggtgagttcataagtatgtttatgAAAATGATTCGTACAACtttgaaaccaccagaaaatcctatattttcttaaaacagtttagtatgttagtgttagatcttgtattaatgcatgtgtgttattggTTATTAGAATGTATAAAGATAATGCAGAAATGTAAAGAGAATGTAAAGATAAAGTCCCCAGACGACCCTATGTTGTCTGAAAAAGAGAATGTTGCCATACCAACCCCCGAAGTTTAGTACCAGTACGAGTATGTTTCTGAGTaatccaagagaaaagagaatgtaaagagaatgcctccagacaacccgatgttgtccgTAAAAGAAAATTCTGccataccaacccccgaggttgagtactaGTACGAGTATGTTCCCGAGTAATCCAAAGAGAAAAGAGAAAGGTCTCCCGTAAATTTACAATGTTAATTTCTCTAAGTGAGCCGTTACAACCATACTTGATAATGAAAATTTCGCCTGTCTTGACGTCTGGAAGATGCCGACTTGTTTAAGGTacggtttgtcaccctagactagaCTAGTCTAaatgtagcgaacaactcaggtgtggagcgtcacccccatatagatctatacacaaactcgtGCTCTCCCTCcacgagactctggttataactacatgctacgatcgtacactcaatATATGTCAACCGGaaagtctcactagatccttaatcgaatttacgcgaagagaaacatataaaactcatttcaggcccaatgaaccatgtaggtgaaccactaaggcatcactAAACATGTAAGTCATTTCAAGGCCCGATAGGAATGAGATCATATAACATGGGCTCGTGTGActataaattgaaatatcatcacaatgaaaatacatgaaacataacacaatcaTCACCAAACATTACATAATACAATTGGTATTGTTGACATCAAGTAGATTGTCTTAGTTTACATATTCCAAAATATTAATAATTGTATGATGTTTGACATTACACAAAATAAATCCACACACTTGAAGGTTCTTCTGCTTAACgcttacctgagaatacaagttattttgaaaacggtcaacatatataatgttggtgagttcataagcatgtttgaatgGAAGTCTCTGTATTATTTGTAAAAACCCATAAAATCCGATACTTATTGTAATTAGTatgaaaatgatgtgaaaatcgaGTATAGATGCATGTATGGATTTCATAGTAAAAATATGTATAAGTATGCAATTTAGATTCTTTGAATTCTTTCTATTGTAAGTAGAAGGTAATTGAATAATagtatttccccagaaaatccgaaATTTTCTTCTATTAAAAGTGTCGTGATCATATAATCCCAAAACCAAGTATCGATGTATGTATTTTTTCGAATCATCAAGATTAGTATGATTATACCGAAATATTTGATGGAGTTAgtctctaagtgagtcgttacaaccatacttgataatgactAATTTGCCTATCATGGCGTTTTGGACGCCGGATAGGTAAggtttgtcgccctagactggcctagtctagctgtagcgaacaactaaggtgtgggggtgtcatccccgtatagatctatacacaaactttcgctctccctccaggagattctggttataactacaggctacgatcgtatactcaaaggtgtcaaccgacaagtctcactagatcctCAACTTTTCGCGATTGTTATGTTTTTCACCATGTATAATGTTTACGTGTATGTTTTTAAGTTTTCCAAATTCCAAGAGTAAGTGATGTATAGtccaagcccaattagcatgtaGATGGGCCACTAATGCC includes these proteins:
- the LOC111897275 gene encoding uncharacterized protein LOC111897275 isoform X1, producing the protein MDTVVYGALEEICSQGANGLTLRGLWSKIPTHLSSNGLHLCTNVKKALWSNLLNIPSLRFECEGVTYDAEDPKIQSFEDAEAIDLRIIAAEHLLNSFVGIYDIKASDAGISQPQRRALERLAIARTDGVTQNELVKEFGIKNNNMYYILRNLETRGLIVRQSTIVRKKEAGNDGEYKAGSIVNTNMLHLYRYAKPLGSLQRLEIIKENDADRRVVTGGGVSEEHIKEDVHIKDYLPAIKAVCDRLEQADGKVLVVGDIKKELGYRKTSGHRAWRSWSQILRRLKDAHLVEEFQATVNQKEVSCLRLLKTFSPKTFVPKSHGGGDDDLDTEQQVKLVNSGQNTEQLLELPIEQQIYDMIDAEGSKGLILNEVYKRLGIKNKRYYPRILDMVSRFQMHLESENLNRGLVYRVWTSGNFNSEASTSLPSKSEDTMDDKLSTQSQTQVGQLMLTHTTQESDHRITTVNAEASEEQNIDPIGLISTGSHNLQSDTSGIIVNLNPALEISSSASPASHVRRSYTTYPCLGFSSASSQREQRILEKLQEEKVLIKPELHRVLESLENLDNKHTMMDRKTLERSLNKLQEDGHCKCISFAIPSVTNCGRKRTVDVILHPSVYKAEDLSDIVHEKIRSFEKLIRTQCFPRHTNSKSKSIPVLNNVERIPTTNDVQSEAFIAMRENGFVLAKMVRAKLLHVFLWEYLTGVPGWDDSISILSGEEDDVNKNPYSSCKLFELDAAIKAMPLELFLQVAGSAVKLDSMIEKCRNGIRLSDLSIPEYRSLMETRATARISYVIDILRRLKLIRLIGGEFVEETHVGVGPHSTTTTTTTLRHSLELKPYIEEPVTVALPSPGVNSFDLRPHVRHDFVLACRKGVDEYWNTLEYCYSASDPKAALHAFPGSAVHEVFLSRSWASVRVMTAHQRAELLKLVANDDSNQKLSYKKCEKIAENLNLTLEQVLRVFYDKRQKNKLKGAGSTKDKSSNALITYKRKRSSKVKTVNNEKTLMENLLEESSKVKHPKLSHTHVSIDDMDVQKEAADDVALIEDEDDQPYSVSKLQQPTRTKRFPWTETADRLLVIEYVRHRATIGAKFHRAEWSSLENLPAPPETCRRRMSTLNRNNQFRKAVMRLCNMLSVRYAKHLEYSKNKTLIDNRKAPDVAVHPSNELDVDEQWDDFDKNDIKIALDEVLQYKQVFKIAATKGSSRFVSNNCPRQHEFDETNVGVGSSGNPSDEFLDSGRREGSGRRSRRRCLPKSYDKLMNRGKSFETQTYKSLAVSNAIELFKLIFLSTAKAPVVPSLLAETLRRYSEHDLFTAFNYLRDRKFMVRGNDASHFVLSQQFLHSISSSPFPVNTGKRAVKMSRWIHERENDLLEYGVNLPADLQCGDVLHLCLLMCSGEVSMFPCLPDEGVGEIEELKKRNRDSDDKQEQLRVEKAKKPKILDSEIFSRKEKGFPGIQLSLTRSLIPRIDAITFSEDRDTCPSVSNSSVLVASSESTWEGMSRHARHVASSGTFDPDMFKSVYSAIQKAGDQGLSMEGISEIIITDVQEGEKMEEVIVEVLEAFGKVLKVNAYDCVHVVDSLYRSKYLLASSMASHQHEHDLLHLKEPQTSSINDELQENRTSAPPDEEVHRVTILNHPQPEEEEQVAQVLIENEKEIVKVTSPRTTGTKEGFCIGDFDVDSPCYKPILPWVNGDGSINEIVYKGLVRRVLGIVMQNPGILEDHIITQMNVLNPQSCRKLLEVMILDSHIRVRKMYASVSNEPPAMLRGLFGCSFKKPKLVFRQHLFANPTSINCL
- the LOC111897275 gene encoding uncharacterized protein LOC111897275 isoform X2, with protein sequence MDTVVYGALEEICSQGANGLTLRGLWSKIPTHLSSNGLHLCTNVKKALWSNLLNIPSLRFECEGVTYDAEDPKIQSFEDAEAIDLRIIAAEHLLNSFVGIYDIKASDAGISQPQRRALERLAIARTDGVTQNELVKEFGIKNNNMYYILRNLETRGLIVRQSTIVRKKEAGNDGEYKAGSIVNTNMLHLYRYAKPLGSLQRLEIIKENDADRRVVTGGGVSEEHIKEDVHIKDYLPAIKAVCDRLEQADGKVLVVGDIKKELGYRKTSGHRAWRSILRRLKDAHLVEEFQATVNQKEVSCLRLLKTFSPKTFVPKSHGGGDDDLDTEQQVKLVNSGQNTEQLLELPIEQQIYDMIDAEGSKGLILNEVYKRLGIKNKRYYPRILDMVSRFQMHLESENLNRGLVYRVWTSGNFNSEASTSLPSKSEDTMDDKLSTQSQTQVGQLMLTHTTQESDHRITTVNAEASEEQNIDPIGLISTGSHNLQSDTSGIIVNLNPALEISSSASPASHVRRSYTTYPCLGFSSASSQREQRILEKLQEEKVLIKPELHRVLESLENLDNKHTMMDRKTLERSLNKLQEDGHCKCISFAIPSVTNCGRKRTVDVILHPSVYKAEDLSDIVHEKIRSFEKLIRTQCFPRHTNSKSKSIPVLNNVERIPTTNDVQSEAFIAMRENGFVLAKMVRAKLLHVFLWEYLTGVPGWDDSISILSGEEDDVNKNPYSSCKLFELDAAIKAMPLELFLQVAGSAVKLDSMIEKCRNGIRLSDLSIPEYRSLMETRATARISYVIDILRRLKLIRLIGGEFVEETHVGVGPHSTTTTTTTLRHSLELKPYIEEPVTVALPSPGVNSFDLRPHVRHDFVLACRKGVDEYWNTLEYCYSASDPKAALHAFPGSAVHEVFLSRSWASVRVMTAHQRAELLKLVANDDSNQKLSYKKCEKIAENLNLTLEQVLRVFYDKRQKNKLKGAGSTKDKSSNALITYKRKRSSKVKTVNNEKTLMENLLEESSKVKHPKLSHTHVSIDDMDVQKEAADDVALIEDEDDQPYSVSKLQQPTRTKRFPWTETADRLLVIEYVRHRATIGAKFHRAEWSSLENLPAPPETCRRRMSTLNRNNQFRKAVMRLCNMLSVRYAKHLEYSKNKTLIDNRKAPDVAVHPSNELDVDEQWDDFDKNDIKIALDEVLQYKQVFKIAATKGSSRFVSNNCPRQHEFDETNVGVGSSGNPSDEFLDSGRREGSGRRSRRRCLPKSYDKLMNRGKSFETQTYKSLAVSNAIELFKLIFLSTAKAPVVPSLLAETLRRYSEHDLFTAFNYLRDRKFMVRGNDASHFVLSQQFLHSISSSPFPVNTGKRAVKMSRWIHERENDLLEYGVNLPADLQCGDVLHLCLLMCSGEVSMFPCLPDEGVGEIEELKKRNRDSDDKQEQLRVEKAKKPKILDSEIFSRKEKGFPGIQLSLTRSLIPRIDAITFSEDRDTCPSVSNSSVLVASSESTWEGMSRHARHVASSGTFDPDMFKSVYSAIQKAGDQGLSMEGISEIIITDVQEGEKMEEVIVEVLEAFGKVLKVNAYDCVHVVDSLYRSKYLLASSMASHQHEHDLLHLKEPQTSSINDELQENRTSAPPDEEVHRVTILNHPQPEEEEQVAQVLIENEKEIVKVTSPRTTGTKEGFCIGDFDVDSPCYKPILPWVNGDGSINEIVYKGLVRRVLGIVMQNPGILEDHIITQMNVLNPQSCRKLLEVMILDSHIRVRKMYASVSNEPPAMLRGLFGCSFKKPKLVFRQHLFANPTSINCL
- the LOC111897275 gene encoding uncharacterized protein LOC111897275 isoform X3, with protein sequence MPAFPSHSVAPSNVLLLLDGVTQNELVKEFGIKNNNMYYILRNLETRGLIVRQSTIVRKKEAGNDGEYKAGSIVNTNMLHLYRYAKPLGSLQRLEIIKENDADRRVVTGGGVSEEHIKEDVHIKDYLPAIKAVCDRLEQADGKVLVVGDIKKELGYRKTSGHRAWRSWSQILRRLKDAHLVEEFQATVNQKEVSCLRLLKTFSPKTFVPKSHGGGDDDLDTEQQVKLVNSGQNTEQLLELPIEQQIYDMIDAEGSKGLILNEVYKRLGIKNKRYYPRILDMVSRFQMHLESENLNRGLVYRVWTSGNFNSEASTSLPSKSEDTMDDKLSTQSQTQVGQLMLTHTTQESDHRITTVNAEASEEQNIDPIGLISTGSHNLQSDTSGIIVNLNPALEISSSASPASHVRRSYTTYPCLGFSSASSQREQRILEKLQEEKVLIKPELHRVLESLENLDNKHTMMDRKTLERSLNKLQEDGHCKCISFAIPSVTNCGRKRTVDVILHPSVYKAEDLSDIVHEKIRSFEKLIRTQCFPRHTNSKSKSIPVLNNVERIPTTNDVQSEAFIAMRENGFVLAKMVRAKLLHVFLWEYLTGVPGWDDSISILSGEEDDVNKNPYSSCKLFELDAAIKAMPLELFLQVAGSAVKLDSMIEKCRNGIRLSDLSIPEYRSLMETRATARISYVIDILRRLKLIRLIGGEFVEETHVGVGPHSTTTTTTTLRHSLELKPYIEEPVTVALPSPGVNSFDLRPHVRHDFVLACRKGVDEYWNTLEYCYSASDPKAALHAFPGSAVHEVFLSRSWASVRVMTAHQRAELLKLVANDDSNQKLSYKKCEKIAENLNLTLEQVLRVFYDKRQKNKLKGAGSTKDKSSNALITYKRKRSSKVKTVNNEKTLMENLLEESSKVKHPKLSHTHVSIDDMDVQKEAADDVALIEDEDDQPYSVSKLQQPTRTKRFPWTETADRLLVIEYVRHRATIGAKFHRAEWSSLENLPAPPETCRRRMSTLNRNNQFRKAVMRLCNMLSVRYAKHLEYSKNKTLIDNRKAPDVAVHPSNELDVDEQWDDFDKNDIKIALDEVLQYKQVFKIAATKGSSRFVSNNCPRQHEFDETNVGVGSSGNPSDEFLDSGRREGSGRRSRRRCLPKSYDKLMNRGKSFETQTYKSLAVSNAIELFKLIFLSTAKAPVVPSLLAETLRRYSEHDLFTAFNYLRDRKFMVRGNDASHFVLSQQFLHSISSSPFPVNTGKRAVKMSRWIHERENDLLEYGVNLPADLQCGDVLHLCLLMCSGEVSMFPCLPDEGVGEIEELKKRNRDSDDKQEQLRVEKAKKPKILDSEIFSRKEKGFPGIQLSLTRSLIPRIDAITFSEDRDTCPSVSNSSVLVASSESTWEGMSRHARHVASSGTFDPDMFKSVYSAIQKAGDQGLSMEGISEIIITDVQEGEKMEEVIVEVLEAFGKVLKVNAYDCVHVVDSLYRSKYLLASSMASHQHEHDLLHLKEPQTSSINDELQENRTSAPPDEEVHRVTILNHPQPEEEEQVAQVLIENEKEIVKVTSPRTTGTKEGFCIGDFDVDSPCYKPILPWVNGDGSINEIVYKGLVRRVLGIVMQNPGILEDHIITQMNVLNPQSCRKLLEVMILDSHIRVRKMYASVSNEPPAMLRGLFGCSFKKPKLVFRQHLFANPTSINCL